Proteins from a genomic interval of Cloacibacillus sp.:
- a CDS encoding transcriptional repressor yields MIRRNTIQRNLVLKAVRQLACHATAEEIYVEFAKVHLNISRGTVYRNLLRLCEAGEIRKRQMPDGADRFDHICSDHYHAMCARCGKVFDVDMEYMSDIEKLVKDAHGFTFTGHDIVFKGLCPDCTGKPR; encoded by the coding sequence ATGATAAGACGAAATACGATCCAGCGTAATTTAGTTTTAAAGGCCGTAAGGCAACTGGCCTGTCACGCAACTGCGGAGGAAATCTATGTGGAATTCGCGAAGGTGCATCTGAACATCAGCCGCGGGACAGTCTATCGGAATCTGCTGCGGCTGTGCGAAGCGGGCGAGATACGTAAACGGCAGATGCCGGACGGAGCAGATCGTTTCGACCATATTTGCAGCGATCATTATCATGCAATGTGCGCCAGATGCGGAAAGGTTTTCGACGTAGATATGGAATATATGAGCGACATTGAAAAATTAGTAAAGGACGCTCATGGTTTTACCTTCACAGGGCATGACATCGTTTTCAAGGGGCTATGTCCGGACTGTACTGGCAAGCCTCGGTAA
- a CDS encoding 6-carboxytetrahydropterin synthase — MRSITTLDLQYAHRFYGFKGEAQYLHGHTGVLTIEVEDSVNPGVNMVFPCNEIQKTAWAVLKNFDHALILREDDPLLPAVLDVYEKQGIRNGAPSNTMTGPAFKTELATAYPECRLVVTKETMTVEGMIKIVYDLLKDKLNIVKITFTSGVNAGSADFEPKNVIDRCPLCGIALDENGVCPKCGYKKK, encoded by the coding sequence ATGAGAAGCATAACAACACTCGATCTTCAGTACGCACACAGATTTTACGGATTCAAAGGCGAAGCGCAGTATCTCCACGGACACACCGGCGTCCTTACGATTGAGGTTGAAGATTCCGTCAACCCCGGCGTAAATATGGTTTTCCCCTGCAATGAAATTCAGAAGACCGCATGGGCAGTCCTTAAAAATTTCGACCACGCACTCATCCTTCGTGAAGACGACCCGCTCCTTCCGGCTGTGCTTGATGTCTATGAGAAACAGGGCATCAGAAACGGCGCACCGAGCAACACAATGACCGGCCCTGCGTTCAAAACAGAGCTTGCGACAGCCTATCCTGAGTGCCGCCTTGTCGTAACCAAAGAGACAATGACCGTTGAAGGCATGATAAAGATCGTTTATGACCTGCTGAAGGACAAACTCAACATCGTGAAGATCACCTTTACCAGCGGCGTCAACGCGGGCTCCGCAGACTTCGAGCCCAAAAATGTAATCGACCGCTGCCCGCTCTGCGGAATCGCGCTCGATGAAAACGGCGTCTGCCCAAAGTGCGGATATAAAAAGAAGTAA